A genomic region of Glycine max cultivar Williams 82 chromosome 15, Glycine_max_v4.0, whole genome shotgun sequence contains the following coding sequences:
- the LOC121173579 gene encoding uncharacterized protein — MGNKRSFSDHPFFGVLKACFSGGSRCDYEYLEGGSGSSGRRMFASDEDRKHWVAEPGIDRKASDFITKYYAKRVTDSQHQFAS, encoded by the coding sequence ATGGGAAACAAGAGGTCCTTTTCTGATCACCCCTTTTTCGGGGTATTGAAGGCGTGTTTCTCAGGTGGAAGCAGGTGTGATTATGAGTATTTGGAAGGTGGTAGTGGCAGTAGTGGGAGAAGGATGTTTGCAAGTGATGAAGACAGAAAACATTGGGTTGCTGAGCCTGGCATTGACAGAAAAGCCTCTGATTTCATTACTAAATACTACGCCAAGAGAGTCACTGACTCTCAGCACCAATTTGCATCTTGA
- the LOC121173580 gene encoding uncharacterized protein, translated as MLSSAAPDKHTCTPGSSRNWMVLSISGDKPAPRSYHATVVIQNKMIVVGGGSGSGLLDDVQVPLEGFSALQGILGAQRFQIHKAYETSDHLPFAHTWYLYFYFSVYYIINEHFGVCLIYRFHHLMDHHYRVSSSK; from the exons ATGCTTTCATCCGCTGCACCTGATAAGCATACTTGTACACCGGGCAGCTCAAGGAACTGGATGGTGTTGTCAATTTCAGGGGATAAGCCTGCTCCTAGATCCTAT CATGCTACAGttgtcattcaaaataagatgaTAGTGGTTGGTGGTGGATCCGGGAGTGGATTGTTAGACGACGTGCAG GTTCCTTTGGAGGGTTTTAGCGCTCTTCAAGGAATTTTAGGTGCCCAGAGGTTTCAGATACATAAGGCATATGAGACTTCTGATCACTTGCCTTTTGCTCATACTTGGTacctttatttttacttttcagtTTATTATATCATCAATGAACATTTTGGTGTGTGTTTGATTTATAGGTTTCATCACTTGATGGATCATCATTATCGTGTGTCTTCAAGTAAGTAA